From the genome of Bacteroides sp. MSB163, one region includes:
- the nrfH gene encoding cytochrome c nitrite reductase small subunit, producing the protein MKKLSFINRFLPSYKWKVAAIVICGIVVGGGGLFMYLLRAHTYLGDEPSACVNCHIMAPYYATWFHSSHSRDATCNDCHVPHENAVKKWTFKGMDGMKHVAAFLTKSEPQVIRAHEASSEVIMNNCIRCHTQLNAEFVKTGKIDYMMSQVGEGKACWDCHRDVPHGGSNSLSSTPNALVPYPESPVPGWLQKMLKK; encoded by the coding sequence ATGAAGAAATTGTCATTTATAAACAGGTTTTTACCTTCGTACAAATGGAAAGTGGCTGCGATAGTTATCTGCGGTATCGTTGTGGGCGGGGGAGGCTTGTTCATGTACTTGCTGCGGGCGCATACCTACTTGGGGGATGAGCCGTCGGCATGCGTGAACTGTCATATTATGGCACCTTACTACGCTACATGGTTTCACAGTTCACATAGTCGGGATGCCACTTGTAATGATTGTCATGTTCCTCATGAGAATGCCGTAAAGAAATGGACATTCAAGGGGATGGACGGTATGAAACATGTGGCTGCTTTCCTGACAAAGAGCGAGCCGCAGGTTATCAGGGCGCATGAAGCCAGTTCAGAGGTGATTATGAACAACTGTATTCGTTGCCATACGCAGTTGAATGCGGAGTTTGTGAAAACCGGGAAAATAGATTATATGATGTCTCAGGTAGGCGAGGGTAAGGCTTGTTGGGATTGTCACCGGGATGTGCCGCATGGCGGAAGCAACTCGTTGTCATCCACTCCCAATGCACTGGTACCTTATCCCGAATCGCCCGTTCCGGGCTGGCTGCAAAAGATGCTTAAGAAATAA
- a CDS encoding ligand-binding sensor domain-containing protein, translated as MYRNERYHIVKNISKYIVLLFLLFSSLPGYSLPSVFRGLSVTEGLSDLVVNALYKDSIGYVWIGTGNSLERFDGTRLKHFLISGANEKIKRVNAIAEMEGNQIWMGNGMGLWRVNTEKNIPEPIAAETLHYGVRTLLPDGKGTLYIGSEAGLFIYKNGNLEQVLIDPNVLSASNIITGLSLSEEGILWIATNDGLYSLTLADKKIVPYHNIVENKHLCSYNNITRIGNVLYLGTMGQGIISFDMQTHKFRHFIDVGCNVISSLSGDGEDMLYVGTDGNGVHFISTKQMKVLRSFRHEPGKDESIRSNSVYSLLVDRDGLIWIGFYQLGLDYSLYQSGLFSTYSYLPYFDSKDMPVRSIAITEHEKLVGSRDGLFYINEEERRFKNFKSPELRSSMIFCIYKFQDKYYIGTYGGGMYIFNPADLTIHDFEPNEPQPFMRGQIFSIKADAKDQLWIGTSMGLYCYKNGKRIKHYTSANSKLPEGNVYEIYFDSTHKGWICTENGMCIWDPSSESLKTDIFPENFIHKEKIRVVYEDSDHYLYFLPDKGSMCISDLSMSRFRRLQPDTQLEGKDGMFILEDNEKWLWIGTNNGLYRYDKKETFIPYNFIDGIPSSIFTLCPPVQDQQGNIWMGNSKGLIYMNFKQNNQMKRYTYPLTITDIYVNGKKSLHPVIESGKVPEIQLESSQNNLTFHFSGFTYTEPAYMTYEYKLEGEDEDWQILTGKSEITYYDLSSGNYLFKLRYIGNPDSEVRTAVHIAYPVETWSIIAVSIALAFIGYIYYQRKRKAKQTKNIQIPLPENVQEPEKQEKTAESKYKTNKISTEECQRLTEKLEALMLRDKPYTNPDLKIADLATMLGRSAHTLSYLFNQHLNRNYYDYINDYRIEEFKRLINEDEYSKYTLGALAELCGFSSRASFFRYFKKATGITPNEYIRSIGKNNDE; from the coding sequence ATGTATAGAAACGAAAGATACCATATCGTGAAAAACATATCGAAATATATTGTCCTATTATTCCTACTGTTTAGCTCCCTTCCGGGCTATTCCCTCCCCTCTGTCTTCCGGGGACTGTCCGTCACCGAAGGACTTTCCGACTTAGTAGTAAATGCACTTTATAAAGACTCCATTGGCTATGTTTGGATAGGTACCGGCAATTCTTTGGAACGTTTTGACGGCACGCGTCTGAAGCATTTCCTGATTTCCGGAGCAAATGAAAAGATCAAGCGGGTCAATGCCATTGCCGAAATGGAGGGCAACCAGATATGGATGGGAAACGGCATGGGACTTTGGCGGGTGAATACCGAAAAGAATATTCCCGAGCCGATTGCCGCCGAAACATTACACTACGGCGTCCGCACACTTCTACCCGATGGAAAAGGTACTTTATATATAGGTAGCGAGGCCGGTCTGTTTATCTATAAAAACGGGAATCTGGAACAAGTACTTATAGACCCCAATGTCCTGTCAGCCTCTAATATCATCACCGGACTAAGTCTTAGTGAAGAGGGCATTCTCTGGATAGCTACCAACGACGGACTTTATTCCCTGACACTTGCCGACAAAAAAATCGTCCCTTATCATAATATAGTAGAAAACAAGCATCTTTGCTCTTACAACAATATCACCCGCATCGGCAACGTACTTTATCTAGGTACGATGGGGCAAGGTATTATCAGCTTCGATATGCAAACACATAAATTCAGGCACTTCATCGATGTAGGCTGCAATGTGATATCTTCGCTGTCCGGTGATGGTGAAGATATGTTGTATGTGGGTACGGATGGAAATGGAGTACATTTCATTTCTACCAAACAAATGAAGGTTCTACGCTCTTTCCGCCACGAACCGGGAAAAGACGAAAGTATCCGCTCCAACTCCGTATATTCCCTTTTAGTGGATCGTGACGGGCTTATCTGGATAGGCTTCTATCAACTGGGATTGGATTACAGTCTGTACCAGAGCGGACTTTTCTCTACTTACAGTTATCTCCCGTATTTTGACTCCAAAGATATGCCTGTCCGCAGTATTGCAATTACCGAACATGAAAAGTTAGTCGGCTCCCGCGACGGCCTATTCTATATAAACGAAGAGGAACGACGCTTCAAAAACTTTAAATCTCCCGAATTGCGTTCCAGTATGATCTTCTGTATCTACAAATTTCAGGATAAATATTATATCGGAACTTATGGCGGAGGTATGTACATATTCAATCCTGCTGATCTTACCATCCACGACTTCGAACCCAATGAACCGCAGCCTTTCATGCGGGGACAGATTTTCAGCATAAAAGCGGATGCCAAAGACCAATTGTGGATAGGTACCTCAATGGGACTCTATTGCTATAAGAATGGGAAAAGAATCAAGCACTACACCAGTGCCAACTCCAAATTACCCGAAGGGAATGTTTACGAAATCTATTTTGATTCCACTCACAAAGGATGGATTTGCACGGAAAATGGCATGTGTATCTGGGATCCCTCCTCTGAAAGTCTGAAAACCGATATCTTCCCGGAAAACTTTATTCATAAAGAAAAGATCAGAGTTGTATATGAAGACTCCGACCATTATCTTTATTTCCTGCCGGACAAAGGAAGTATGTGTATATCCGATCTCTCCATGAGTCGCTTCAGAAGGTTACAACCTGATACACAACTGGAAGGAAAAGATGGTATGTTTATTCTGGAAGATAATGAGAAATGGCTCTGGATAGGAACCAATAACGGACTCTACCGCTACGACAAGAAAGAGACTTTTATTCCTTATAATTTCATAGACGGTATTCCCAGTTCTATTTTTACACTATGCCCTCCCGTACAGGATCAGCAGGGAAATATATGGATGGGAAATTCCAAAGGGCTGATTTATATGAACTTCAAGCAAAATAATCAGATGAAAAGATACACTTATCCGCTGACGATTACAGATATTTACGTCAACGGAAAGAAATCGCTTCATCCTGTTATTGAGAGTGGGAAAGTCCCTGAAATACAACTTGAATCCTCTCAAAACAACCTAACTTTTCATTTCTCCGGCTTTACCTATACCGAACCGGCTTATATGACTTATGAATACAAATTGGAAGGTGAAGATGAAGACTGGCAGATATTGACCGGAAAATCGGAAATTACTTATTATGATTTGTCATCCGGAAACTATCTTTTCAAGCTACGCTATATCGGGAACCCTGATTCTGAAGTACGCACCGCCGTCCACATTGCCTATCCTGTAGAAACATGGAGTATCATCGCCGTTTCCATTGCTTTAGCTTTTATCGGCTACATTTACTATCAGCGTAAGAGAAAAGCGAAGCAAACGAAAAATATTCAAATCCCGCTTCCTGAAAATGTGCAAGAGCCCGAAAAGCAAGAAAAAACAGCAGAATCAAAATATAAAACCAATAAGATAAGCACGGAAGAATGTCAGCGCCTGACAGAAAAGCTGGAGGCTCTGATGCTTCGTGATAAGCCATATACAAACCCGGATTTGAAAATAGCCGATCTGGCAACCATGCTCGGCAGGTCAGCACATACTTTATCTTATCTCTTCAATCAACATCTGAACCGTAATTATTACGATTACATCAATGATTACCGTATTGAGGAGTTCAAGCGTCTTATCAACGAAGACGAATATTCCAAATATACACTGGGAGCACTTGCCGAACTCTGTGGTTTTAGCTCACGTGCTTCCTTCTTCCGCTATTTCAAGAAGGCTACCGGCATCACTCCCAATGAATATATCCGGAGCATCGGAAAGAATAACGACGAATAA
- a CDS encoding heparinase II/III domain-containing protein, protein MKALSLLICLLFSGILQAQEVEIAFRQQLPDSHPRYLTNSNGKSETLSLIEKEDWAKDVFEKLKRRADLYANLTDAQPDWLLSRLAMYWKSHATDVYIKGETFDHAGGEKAPAPTVRYSGTRGTFATHGRPRLEDVVPYDDDVEGNVTFCNNALPGRPMESVHPSKTGRNIESLNREIMGIARDAAFLYWLTGEERYAKLAAGVFDTYMTGIYYRNVPIDLNHGHQQTLVGMSSFEVIHEDILYDIVPLYDFLYDYLNARHTDKMDIYAGAFKKWADNIIANGVPHNNWNLMQARYVMNIGMILENNKQYADGKGREYYIDYVLNRSSIRQWSLNKLADYGFDPKTGIWAECPGYSNVVLNDYTSFATLFDRNLNYDLVEAMPVLSKAVAATPQYLFPNRMICGFGDTHPGYLNTHPISRMIRNAQHNGKKEQEEYFTAMLKCFHPDAGKTKDNKKSVPVSISSFFDEKPLELNPNIEAGEIKQYVSPLFYAPNVSWLVQRNGMNPRHSLMISLNASEGNHMHANGISMELYGKGYVLAPDAGIGLYLYSGLDYLEYYSQFPSHNTVCVDGISSYPVMKSNHSFDLKSSFPVSSEPGKAFTSVTYSDVSFREPESRADQTRMMSIVTTGPETGYYVDIFRSRKERGGDKMHDYFYHNLGQTLTLTGTDGADLNLQPTEELAFAGAHLYAYSYIYDKKSATTNKDIKATFTIAMPDKDDISMNLWMKGETDREVFTALSPMTEGLSRTPGMPYNIKEQPTLTFVARQKGEAWNRPFVAIYEPSSVKEPGCIAEVSFPEVKSKTENSATGICVVQKDGRTDYILSSDNPTDICTSGKMSAQATYALWGNKKGDDCTFFLGHGTLLSTPNVVIKTETPADVLLEFKKGAWYYTASADCTVSIKKKTYKLKTNTVETELK, encoded by the coding sequence ATGAAAGCACTTAGTTTATTGATATGCCTTCTCTTTTCAGGGATATTACAAGCCCAGGAGGTAGAAATCGCCTTCCGGCAGCAGTTGCCGGACAGCCATCCGCGTTATCTGACGAACAGCAACGGTAAGAGTGAAACCCTGAGTCTGATAGAAAAAGAAGATTGGGCAAAAGACGTATTTGAGAAACTGAAAAGGCGTGCCGATCTTTATGCCAACCTGACAGATGCCCAACCGGACTGGTTACTTTCACGCCTTGCCATGTATTGGAAGTCTCATGCTACGGATGTATATATAAAAGGTGAAACCTTCGACCATGCCGGAGGCGAAAAAGCACCGGCACCCACCGTTCGCTATTCTGGTACGCGCGGCACATTTGCCACCCACGGACGCCCCCGTCTGGAAGACGTAGTGCCATACGATGACGATGTGGAAGGAAATGTGACTTTCTGTAACAACGCCTTGCCCGGCCGCCCTATGGAGAGTGTACATCCTTCTAAAACCGGACGCAACATCGAGAGCCTGAACCGTGAAATCATGGGTATCGCCCGTGATGCCGCCTTCCTTTACTGGCTTACCGGAGAAGAAAGATATGCAAAACTCGCTGCCGGAGTATTCGATACCTATATGACAGGTATCTATTATCGGAATGTTCCCATCGACCTCAACCACGGCCATCAGCAAACGCTGGTAGGCATGAGTTCTTTCGAGGTTATTCACGAAGATATTCTTTATGACATCGTTCCCCTTTACGATTTCCTGTATGACTACCTGAATGCCCGGCATACCGACAAAATGGATATATACGCAGGAGCTTTCAAGAAATGGGCGGACAATATCATTGCAAACGGTGTTCCTCACAACAACTGGAACCTGATGCAGGCTCGTTATGTCATGAATATTGGTATGATACTGGAAAACAACAAGCAATATGCCGATGGCAAAGGACGCGAATATTACATTGATTATGTACTCAACCGCTCTAGTATCCGCCAATGGAGTCTGAATAAATTAGCCGATTATGGCTTCGATCCGAAGACAGGTATCTGGGCCGAATGTCCCGGATACAGCAATGTAGTACTGAATGACTACACCAGCTTTGCTACCCTCTTCGACCGGAATCTGAATTATGACCTGGTGGAAGCAATGCCGGTTCTTTCTAAAGCAGTAGCCGCTACTCCGCAATATTTGTTCCCCAACCGGATGATCTGTGGTTTCGGCGATACCCACCCGGGATATCTGAACACCCATCCTATATCCCGCATGATACGAAATGCACAACACAACGGCAAGAAAGAGCAGGAAGAATATTTCACTGCCATGCTGAAATGCTTCCATCCCGATGCGGGAAAAACCAAAGACAATAAAAAAAGCGTCCCCGTTTCTATCAGTTCTTTCTTTGATGAAAAGCCATTGGAACTGAATCCCAATATCGAAGCTGGAGAAATAAAGCAATATGTCTCTCCCCTCTTCTATGCACCGAACGTTTCCTGGTTGGTACAACGAAACGGAATGAATCCCCGTCACAGCCTTATGATATCCTTGAATGCCAGTGAAGGAAACCACATGCATGCCAATGGCATATCTATGGAGCTTTATGGTAAGGGATATGTTTTGGCTCCCGATGCCGGAATTGGCCTTTACTTATACAGCGGACTGGACTATCTGGAATATTATTCTCAATTTCCCAGTCATAACACGGTTTGCGTGGATGGCATTTCCAGTTATCCGGTTATGAAAAGTAATCACTCCTTTGATCTTAAATCCAGTTTTCCAGTTTCTTCCGAACCGGGAAAAGCTTTCACTTCCGTAACCTATAGCGATGTTTCTTTCCGTGAACCGGAAAGCCGTGCCGACCAGACCCGTATGATGAGTATCGTCACTACCGGTCCGGAAACCGGTTACTATGTAGATATCTTCCGCAGCCGGAAAGAACGCGGTGGTGATAAAATGCATGATTATTTCTACCATAATCTGGGGCAAACCCTAACACTGACAGGCACAGACGGTGCAGACCTGAATCTGCAACCCACCGAGGAACTGGCCTTTGCCGGTGCTCACCTTTATGCTTATTCTTATATCTATGATAAAAAATCGGCTACTACCAACAAAGACATAAAAGCTACATTTACCATTGCCATGCCCGACAAGGATGACATTTCAATGAACTTGTGGATGAAAGGAGAAACGGACCGGGAAGTTTTCACCGCCCTGTCTCCCATGACGGAAGGTTTGAGCCGTACTCCGGGGATGCCATATAATATCAAAGAACAACCTACCCTGACTTTTGTAGCCCGCCAGAAAGGAGAAGCCTGGAACCGACCGTTCGTCGCTATCTATGAGCCCTCATCCGTAAAAGAACCCGGCTGCATTGCCGAAGTAAGTTTCCCCGAAGTAAAAAGCAAAACAGAAAACAGTGCCACCGGTATATGTGTGGTACAGAAAGATGGACGCACAGACTATATTCTGTCATCAGATAATCCCACGGATATCTGCACCAGCGGAAAAATGAGCGCACAAGCCACCTATGCTTTATGGGGAAATAAAAAGGGCGATGATTGCACCTTCTTTTTAGGACATGGCACTTTGCTAAGTACCCCGAATGTAGTTATCAAGACGGAAACTCCCGCAGATGTATTACTGGAATTCAAGAAAGGGGCATGGTACTACACTGCATCCGCCGATTGCACCGTCAGCATCAAAAAGAAGACGTATAAACTAAAAACCAATACAGTGGAAACGGAATTGAAGTGA
- a CDS encoding SusC/RagA family TonB-linked outer membrane protein — protein MRNEFLKFSSKRILFSAAMASALCVGSPQQAFANVNEVQAIMQTGTVKGTVVDATGEPIIGANIMVKGTTNGCITDIDGNFSLSNAKGTLVVSFIGYKSQEIVVKGNETNLKVVLTEDSEMLDEVVVVGYGTQKKATMTGSVTVVNQKMLENKGTMSSPVQALQGQVPGVIITRNSTAPGDESWNMSLRGAVSKNTTSPLVIIDGVEYESVNELRLLNPSDIESINFLKDASASIYGSKAAGGVVLVTTKKAQAGKVQVDYSGSVTSKFIGLSPHLMSLEQWASSVIDARTNDGYGDDDTWMRYAKLALAYKNQYINLDHTTNPFGNAFTDVADFVFFDTNWQDIMWGTAASTQHELAIAGGSDASKYRLSLGYMYDDSNLKWGNNNNNRYNLRLTNTFKLSDRASIESVIAYNRQDQVAPTQIGSALTTNSQQPGFPSATANGKPYAWGTWGAPNWYCELGGDNKLKVSAINISETFRYSILKNLTASVTAGYNTSTAIRDKQSKAIDWYNYAGDRVVRSNPTEDKSSYSKSNSRTDFYSLSGHIDWSHIFADVHDVKVMVGSQYNLKEYEGTFLYTEGILPSLEIPNSTKDVVYLKNGDDKSSKWQEAVMSYFGRINYNYRSKYMLEAQGRYDGSSKFQPENRWVFYWGTSAGWRISEEAFMKNLTFVDELKLRASYGSVGNQSGVDRYDGAQLYNFTPSGGALIGNGKISYVDTNGKLPSTDRTWERIHNYNLGLDFGFLRNRLTGTAEIFWKKSDNMLIDVIYPGILGDKAPTANYGAFKAHGWEGMINWSDKIGKVNYHIGGTFTYTTNELVDNGGSGAIKAGVRSDREGYPLNSVFGLRYCGKIQTEEQLKKYVDKYKNTSTIGTLNNLRLGDNMFEDVNKDGKLTEEDFVYLGTDDPKVQFSINAGLEWNGFDLAIVFQGAGKRTIWREESTWRIPMRAVYLNTSDQHIGNTWSPDNPGAFFPALTNQSELNNYNYQCSSWSVEDGAYLRLKNVTLGYSLPASLLARTKILSKARVYVTGSDLWEHSKINDGWDPEANRKVDNSKRYPFLRTVTFGLNLTF, from the coding sequence ATGAGGAATGAATTTCTGAAATTCTCATCGAAAAGAATTTTATTCTCAGCAGCAATGGCATCTGCACTCTGTGTAGGTAGCCCGCAGCAGGCTTTTGCCAATGTAAATGAGGTACAAGCCATTATGCAGACCGGTACAGTAAAAGGTACCGTAGTGGATGCTACCGGTGAACCCATTATTGGTGCCAACATTATGGTGAAAGGCACCACGAACGGTTGCATTACCGATATTGACGGTAATTTCAGTCTGAGTAATGCAAAAGGGACTTTAGTGGTTTCATTTATAGGCTATAAGTCACAGGAGATTGTGGTAAAAGGAAATGAAACCAATCTGAAAGTGGTTTTGACAGAAGATTCGGAAATGCTGGACGAGGTGGTGGTTGTGGGCTACGGTACACAAAAGAAAGCTACAATGACCGGTTCGGTAACAGTGGTGAATCAGAAGATGTTAGAGAATAAAGGAACAATGTCCAGTCCGGTACAGGCATTGCAAGGCCAGGTTCCCGGTGTCATTATCACACGTAATTCTACAGCCCCGGGCGATGAAAGCTGGAACATGAGTCTGCGCGGTGCAGTTTCAAAAAACACGACCAGCCCATTAGTCATTATCGACGGGGTGGAATATGAAAGTGTAAACGAGCTACGTCTGTTGAATCCCTCCGATATTGAGTCTATCAATTTCTTGAAAGATGCTTCGGCTTCCATCTACGGTAGTAAAGCTGCCGGTGGTGTAGTATTGGTAACTACCAAGAAAGCCCAGGCAGGCAAGGTGCAGGTAGACTATAGCGGTTCGGTAACAAGTAAGTTTATCGGTCTGTCTCCTCATCTGATGAGCCTGGAGCAATGGGCTTCCTCCGTGATAGATGCACGTACCAATGACGGTTACGGTGACGATGATACCTGGATGCGTTATGCAAAACTAGCATTGGCGTATAAAAATCAGTATATCAATCTTGACCATACTACGAATCCCTTTGGAAATGCCTTCACGGACGTAGCGGACTTTGTATTTTTCGATACCAACTGGCAGGATATCATGTGGGGAACAGCCGCTTCCACGCAACACGAACTTGCCATAGCAGGTGGCTCGGATGCCTCAAAGTACCGTCTGTCTTTAGGCTATATGTATGATGACAGTAACTTGAAATGGGGTAACAACAATAACAACCGTTACAACCTGCGCTTGACAAATACCTTTAAACTGTCTGACCGCGCTTCTATTGAGTCGGTAATTGCTTACAACCGCCAGGATCAAGTGGCACCCACACAAATTGGTTCGGCGCTGACCACCAACTCACAGCAACCGGGTTTCCCATCTGCTACAGCTAATGGCAAACCTTATGCATGGGGAACATGGGGTGCACCCAACTGGTATTGTGAATTGGGCGGTGACAACAAGCTGAAAGTGTCCGCCATCAACATCAGCGAGACATTCAGATATTCCATCCTGAAAAACCTGACAGCTTCTGTAACGGCCGGTTATAATACATCAACAGCCATCCGTGATAAACAAAGTAAAGCGATTGATTGGTATAACTATGCAGGTGACCGCGTGGTTCGCAGCAATCCGACAGAGGACAAGAGTTCATATTCCAAATCCAATTCACGTACTGACTTTTACTCATTGTCCGGACACATCGACTGGTCACATATCTTTGCCGATGTCCACGATGTAAAAGTGATGGTAGGTTCGCAATATAACCTGAAAGAGTATGAAGGTACTTTCCTCTATACAGAAGGTATACTGCCCTCACTGGAAATCCCCAATAGCACAAAGGATGTTGTTTACCTGAAGAATGGTGACGACAAATCATCCAAATGGCAAGAGGCTGTAATGTCTTACTTTGGCCGTATCAACTACAATTATCGTTCTAAATACATGTTGGAAGCACAGGGACGTTATGACGGTTCTTCCAAATTCCAGCCCGAAAACCGTTGGGTATTCTACTGGGGTACTTCTGCCGGATGGAGAATTTCGGAAGAAGCATTCATGAAGAATCTGACATTTGTAGACGAACTGAAGCTGAGAGCTTCTTACGGTAGCGTAGGTAATCAGAGTGGCGTTGACCGCTATGACGGTGCACAGTTATACAACTTCACCCCCAGTGGCGGTGCATTGATAGGCAATGGAAAAATCTCTTATGTAGACACTAACGGTAAGTTGCCGAGTACTGACCGTACATGGGAACGCATCCATAATTATAATCTTGGTCTTGATTTCGGGTTCTTGCGTAACCGCCTGACGGGTACGGCAGAAATCTTCTGGAAGAAGAGTGACAATATGTTGATCGACGTAATCTATCCGGGTATTCTGGGTGACAAGGCTCCCACGGCAAATTACGGTGCATTCAAGGCACACGGTTGGGAAGGTATGATCAACTGGTCGGATAAGATTGGAAAAGTAAACTATCATATCGGCGGTACTTTTACCTACACTACCAACGAATTAGTGGATAACGGTGGTAGTGGAGCCATCAAAGCAGGTGTACGCTCCGACCGTGAAGGATATCCTCTGAACTCTGTATTCGGTCTCCGTTACTGCGGTAAGATACAGACAGAAGAGCAACTGAAAAAGTATGTGGATAAGTATAAAAATACCAGTACCATCGGTACACTCAACAACCTGCGCCTTGGCGATAACATGTTCGAAGATGTAAATAAGGATGGCAAGCTGACAGAAGAAGATTTTGTTTACCTGGGTACAGATGATCCTAAAGTACAATTCTCTATCAATGCAGGTCTGGAGTGGAATGGTTTTGACCTTGCCATCGTTTTCCAGGGCGCGGGCAAACGCACCATCTGGCGTGAGGAGAGTACATGGAGAATTCCGATGCGTGCCGTTTATCTGAACACGAGCGACCAGCATATAGGCAACACATGGTCTCCGGATAATCCGGGTGCGTTCTTCCCTGCACTGACCAACCAGTCCGAACTTAACAACTACAACTACCAATGTTCTTCATGGTCGGTAGAAGACGGTGCATATTTGCGCTTGAAAAATGTAACTTTGGGTTATTCGCTTCCGGCTTCCCTGCTTGCCAGAACAAAAATATTGAGTAAGGCACGTGTATATGTAACAGGTAGCGATTTGTGGGAACACAGCAAAATTAACGATGGATGGGATCCGGAAGCAAACCGTAAAGTGGACAACTCCAAGCGATACCCTTTCCTGCGCACTGTAACTTTTGGATTGAATTTAACCTTTTAA
- a CDS encoding sigma-70 family RNA polymerase sigma factor yields MENKKMTSVQLIADSYTSYHRSVYLYICYRINNKEEAEDIAQDVFLRLMDYKQMLRPDTVKFFIYTISRNLVNDYLRRHYKKQEITSYIYDHATTCTNETENQIIANDLLACEKRKLRTLPEQRRKIYIMNRFEDKSSSEISAKLNLSRRTVENHLFISRKEIREYMKQCI; encoded by the coding sequence ATGGAAAACAAAAAGATGACATCCGTTCAATTGATAGCTGACTCTTATACGAGTTACCACCGCTCCGTCTATCTCTATATATGTTATAGGATAAACAATAAAGAGGAAGCTGAAGACATAGCCCAAGATGTATTTCTGCGTTTAATGGACTATAAGCAAATGCTCCGCCCGGACACTGTAAAGTTTTTCATTTACACCATATCCCGCAATCTGGTGAACGACTACTTGCGCCGTCACTATAAGAAGCAAGAAATAACATCTTATATATATGATCATGCAACGACCTGTACCAATGAAACGGAAAACCAAATTATTGCCAATGATTTACTAGCTTGTGAAAAGCGCAAACTGCGCACTCTTCCGGAACAACGCAGAAAGATTTATATCATGAACCGTTTTGAGGATAAATCCTCATCGGAAATTTCCGCCAAATTGAACCTTTCACGCCGTACGGTCGAAAACCATTTGTTTATCAGCCGGAAGGAAATACGTGAATATATGAAACAATGTATCTAA